The Alnus glutinosa chromosome 3, dhAlnGlut1.1, whole genome shotgun sequence nucleotide sequence gtcaagaattTGCTCGGTTGAAAGATTGGAATGCTTCAAGACCCATCCAAGAAGATCATTGTCCTCCATATCTCCTCTTCCCTCCTTCATTTTCTGAATCCTGCCTTCCATTTTGCCCTCAATAAACTTCAGGATGGTTGATCGAGACTGTGGGAAGCAGAGCATCAACAAGATGAAGCCAGTGAAACCTTGACTCTACATTAAAACGTTCAGAAATATCATCCAAATGGGGGGAAGTACTTACCTGTAATGCCCTTCTATACGCAGTTCCAGGAAAATTCAGAGGAGCCGATACCACCCCCTTCATGAAGGTAACATATTCTTTCTTCAGCTGCTCGGTCTCGGGCATTCCGGGATCCATGCTCATTATATGTTTTGCCATCAAATTGAAGGTAAACTGCAATTCTTGTTAATAAGCTAAGCTGGCTCAGTAAATTTGTCTTGGTTGAACACAATAAGATACACTATCTTTAAGATTTTTACCTTCTTGGCTTCATCTTGAGCTGAAAATGTAGAATTCTCCTTCCAGGAATTCAGTACAAGCAAAGTATGCTTCTCCACTTCTCTCAAGAGATGGGTTCTAAGCCTGGCATGGCTCAAGAAGTTGAGTGAGATACTCCTCATGTCTCTATGCATGTCTCCAACTAATACCAGCATCGACCATTTTCCAAGAATTCCACCTATGCTTCTAGGATAGCTGCATTCAAATAATCTTCCTTCGTTCTGTAAGATGAATCTATTAAGCCCAGCATCTGCCGAGACTATTGTCGGCTCGCCGAACAAATTAGACTTGTAAATTTTGCCGTACCTGCAGAATGAGTAAAGAGTTTTAGTGCGGTTTTAAGGTCTTCTTCTTTGTGGGTGTGCGTGATTTTACCTTGATATGTGTTGCTCCATGAACTCTCCAACTGAAGTAGCAGAGTAAGGCTTAAGATAGCCGATAGTTTCGCCAAGAAAAGGCCAGCCCATGTTGCCTGGCGGGAGATTCAGTCTGCTTTGCTTTCTTTTGATGAGAATGAAGATTAGAAGTAGGGCCAGAATGGATGGAAGGGAGCAGAGAATTAGCACAGAGTCAGGCATGGAGACTGACTgattgactctctctctctctctctctctctgtgtgtccGTGGGCGTGTGCTTTGCTTGGAATTTGCTCAGCTGCTTCGAAGCACTTTGAATCAGATATCTGCTTCTTTTGAAGTTTCTACGTCTGTGGAAAATGAACTTCCATTTTCATGAGTTTTTATAAGTCACTTAAAGAGGTGGTCTTTTACGAAACTATACATAATGAAGACTTTGAAGCCGATaggctgcttttttttttctttttttttgaattcaataGGCTGCTTTTTATAAGCTTCTCTTCTATCTTTAAGCGAAAATAGCGGAAAGTAGCATGGAAATTGGCTTTACACTTGGAAAATGCTAATCTCTgcaaataaaattacattttttaattcCCAAAATTTGTTTTGCTCATGCTTCATGAGTAACTTTTCCTTAGCCATACTTCCATCTAACTTTTTGCTAAATTAGTCCTATATTTTGGCATAGCAAGGCAtgcaaaatagaaaaatgattaaaacacgCATACTatacaacaatgacacaacactaaaggcacaatggagtgagGCCCACACATAAACC carries:
- the LOC133864929 gene encoding cholesterol 22-monohydroxylase CYP90B51; the encoded protein is MPDSVLILCSLPSILALLLIFILIKRKQSRLNLPPGNMGWPFLGETIGYLKPYSATSVGEFMEQHISRYGKIYKSNLFGEPTIVSADAGLNRFILQNEGRLFECSYPRSIGGILGKWSMLVLVGDMHRDMRSISLNFLSHARLRTHLLREVEKHTLLVLNSWKENSTFSAQDEAKKFTFNLMAKHIMSMDPGMPETEQLKKEYVTFMKGVVSAPLNFPGTAYRRALQSRSTILKFIEGKMEGRIQKMKEGRGDMEDNDLLGWVLKHSNLSTEQILDLILSLLFAGHETSSVAIALAIYFLQGCPSAVQQLREEHLEIARPKKQSGEVDLNWDDYRKMDFTQCVINETLRLGNVVRFLHRKALKDVRYRGYDIPCGWKVLPVIAAVHLDTFLFDQPRQFNPWRWQNNGTRESSSSCPSMTTSNNFLPFGGGPRLCAGSELAKLEMAVFIHHLVLNYHWELADMDQAFAFPFVDFPKGLPIRVQHHSFI